The following are from one region of the Girardinichthys multiradiatus isolate DD_20200921_A chromosome 9, DD_fGirMul_XY1, whole genome shotgun sequence genome:
- the LOC124874317 gene encoding uncharacterized protein LOC124874317 isoform X1: MSVFFPLTPHLLASPLVLKKPRSSGRELRAPMDQGMIDVEGGRAVRQRRGTGRLAAVVAVQNLLVVACLLVTVYLCMKSPALQPEDDVYIQFNELRDLKANTSLKFEVIREQRRLENDKGNISISCTGPYVWHMLVCYESMNQGNLSGNLVLQVANTPVNSVRMDAIEQTVCRGLHSIVYLKERDVASFHLYSPKGFRMVNVSMGLRYLLGNNCDY, encoded by the exons ATGAGCGTTTTCTTTCCACTCACTCCCCACCTTTTAGCGAGCCCACTCGTGTTAAAAAAGCCCCGCAGCTCCGGCCGGGAGCTCAGAGCGCCGATGGACCAGGGGATGATCGATGTTGAGGGAGGACGCGCGGTCCGACAGAGACGCGGAACGGGGAGGCTGGCCGCGGTGGTGGCCGTGCAGAACCTGCTGGTGGTGGCCTGCCTGCTGGTCACCGTCTATCTTTGCATGAAGTCCCCGGCTTTG CAGCCAGAAGATGACGTATACATACAGTTTAATGAACTCAGAG ATCTCAAAGCAAACACATCTCTGAAGTTTGAGGTCATTCGTGAACAACGTAGGTTGGAGAATGACAAAGGCAACATCAGCATAAGCTGCACCGGCCCTTATGTTTGGCATATGCTTGTGTGCTATGAGAGCATGAATCAGGGGAATCTCAGCGGGAATCTGGTGCTGCAGGTGGCTAACACGCCTGTCAACTCTGTCAGAATGGATGCAATAGAGCAAACTGTCTGCAGGGGGCTCCACAGTATTGTCTATCTCAAGGAGAGAGATGTGGCCAGTTTCCACTTGTACTCCCCAAAGGGATTTCGGATGGTAAACGTGAGTATGGGTCTGAGGTATCTGCTTGGGAATAACTGTGATTATTGA
- the LOC124874317 gene encoding uncharacterized protein LOC124874317 isoform X2, whose amino-acid sequence MSVFFPLTPHLLASPLVLKKPRSSGRELRAPMDQGMIDVEGGRAVRQRRGTGRLAAVVAVQNLLVVACLLVTVYLCMKSPALPEDDVYIQFNELRDLKANTSLKFEVIREQRRLENDKGNISISCTGPYVWHMLVCYESMNQGNLSGNLVLQVANTPVNSVRMDAIEQTVCRGLHSIVYLKERDVASFHLYSPKGFRMVNVSMGLRYLLGNNCDY is encoded by the exons ATGAGCGTTTTCTTTCCACTCACTCCCCACCTTTTAGCGAGCCCACTCGTGTTAAAAAAGCCCCGCAGCTCCGGCCGGGAGCTCAGAGCGCCGATGGACCAGGGGATGATCGATGTTGAGGGAGGACGCGCGGTCCGACAGAGACGCGGAACGGGGAGGCTGGCCGCGGTGGTGGCCGTGCAGAACCTGCTGGTGGTGGCCTGCCTGCTGGTCACCGTCTATCTTTGCATGAAGTCCCCGGCTTTG CCAGAAGATGACGTATACATACAGTTTAATGAACTCAGAG ATCTCAAAGCAAACACATCTCTGAAGTTTGAGGTCATTCGTGAACAACGTAGGTTGGAGAATGACAAAGGCAACATCAGCATAAGCTGCACCGGCCCTTATGTTTGGCATATGCTTGTGTGCTATGAGAGCATGAATCAGGGGAATCTCAGCGGGAATCTGGTGCTGCAGGTGGCTAACACGCCTGTCAACTCTGTCAGAATGGATGCAATAGAGCAAACTGTCTGCAGGGGGCTCCACAGTATTGTCTATCTCAAGGAGAGAGATGTGGCCAGTTTCCACTTGTACTCCCCAAAGGGATTTCGGATGGTAAACGTGAGTATGGGTCTGAGGTATCTGCTTGGGAATAACTGTGATTATTGA